AAGGCTGCTAGCTCATCGAAATACTCAGTTTGAATACCTGCTGCTCTTACATAAACTGCAGACATAACGAAACCTCTTTATAGTGTGCCAATTCGGTGCTGGATAAAGTCCACACTAAATAAGTTGTAAAGAGACTCAGGGCTTGGATTTTCTTCGCTTAAATCCGTAAAGCCATTGAATACTTTCTTTAATGCTTCGCGACCTGCATCTGTCCACTGACCATTTTCATAAAAATCAGGGTTATCCATCATGGTGTTGATTGGCCAAAGTTCATCTGGATCGAACTCTTTACCAGACTCACCTTTTAGCTCGAAAGCAAAGTCAACGTAATCTAGAGAAGACATTGAATAATCACCGAATAGAGAGCGGTTAAATTCAATTTCGCTTACGTCATCTAGATATAAGATATTTGCTGCAATTGTTGCGATTTCTGTTTGGTTCATTTTGTTTACCTTTATTTATTGTGTTAGTAGTTGTTGCTATTAATAATTAAAATTGCTTAAAGCACTGGTGCGCCATTGGTTAATGACAACGTAATACCAGTAGATTTAATATTGCCGGTGACAAATGCCATTGCAGCATTTGCAACGTCCTCCACCTCTAGGATCTCTCTCAAAGGAAGAGTGCGAATAACTTCTTTTTCTTTTCCGTTTGCAAACTGCGTAAACATAGGCGTGTTTACAAATGCAGGTGCTATGTTGATTGTTCGAACCTTGAATCGCGCTACCTCAAGACTCAGTGATGCAGTGAAGCGCTCAAGCGCAATTTTTGCGCTGCCATATGCACCGTTACCTGTTTTAGGGCTCTTTGCAGCAACAGAGCTGATGTTTATAATGTGACCTTTACGATTAGCCATCATCAACTCTGCTGCTTTTGCTGAAATAATCGAAGGTGACAAGAAATTTACGGTATGCACCTTTTCCAAATTCTCTGAAATTTCACCGAATGAAAGCGCGTCATTTGTAATACCAGCGACATTCACTAAAACATCTGGTGAAAAATCTGATTTGAGCATTTTTGTAAATGCTACAACTTCTTGTGTATTTGCTAGATTTAGCTTCGCAAATTGAATATTTTTTGGCTTATAGCTAGCAACTTCTTCTGCTTTATTTATATTGCTGTTATAGGTAAACATCACATCATAGCCACCATCGACTAATTTATTGACTATGGCTTTACCAATTTCTGATGTTCCGCCAATGATTAATGCCTTCATCACTTTTAACCTTTGTTTTTAGTTAGCTTTTTTGATTACTGTTAGAAGCACTTGAAGTGCCATCTATTGGATTTATTTTGCAGCGAGGGTAAGGGTTGCACTTCATTGGTTGCTGCTCTTCTTTTTCACCGTCAATTAGCCCATCTAGACTTAACCACTTCATGATTTCTAATTCGATTGGCGCTTTAACTTTGCTTACATGATTCACTTCACTATCTGCTAGAGAAGTAAATGATGCTGTAATTAGGCTAGCTGCAATTAAACCCTTTAAAGCTGATGTAAACTTTTTAGAAACCATGTTATGCACTCCTTTAATACTCAATATGTATGTTTTTTATTTTGTGTAGTGAGAGTGCTTAGTGCTCCCTCGCTGTTGATGAGTGCCATTTTGTCAATCTGACGAAAAAAGTCTTTTGGGAAAGATTCTATAAATCTTCTAAAAAAAATAAGCATTAAAATCAGTGATATGAGCTTTTAAGCTCAGAAATTTAAAAGCTTTTTTAATGGTAAAAATGCGTAGTACCGTTTTATTAGCTCGCTTGAAAAATCTGAGTCAATATTTCCTGGCAATAAACGGCCGATCAAATGTGATTTGGGTGTGTACTTTTACTTTTTAAGCTTGAAATCGAGCATTATTAAATTCAATTTCCTGAACTTACTTTAAATGCAAAAGTTATAGGGTAGATAAAAGAGCAAAATAACTACCAAAAGCAGAATTACGTATTTTGTTCGAGGGTCGGCAAAGAAAAGTATTGAATACAAGCTTTCTTTGACCAAATATGTTTTGTCTGCTTGAGGTGATGACGTGAACCAAGGGCTAAACAGAAATTTGATTTGCTATCTGCTGTTATTAAGAATATAGACAAGGAATGCTTTTATTATCGTTAATATCACCCCTTTCATTTTTTGTTAAGATGGCCTTAATTAAATATCTTAAAAACAGCAAATAAGAAGAAAGTGTTTGAATAGGCGTTTTTATATTTTGTATAAGAAATTACTTCAAATCATTTGCTTTCATAGCCAACTCCTTTCTTTACTTTTAAAGCACACTTCAAGTCGATACTATAAATAGATAAAAATAAACTCTAAGGAATAGTTAATGAATATTGGTATCTTATTGAATGCCTCTCACCCCATACCCCTTCACTCTTTTTTTGCCATAGCTGCAATCATTTTTGGTGCAATTCAATTCGCTAGCAAAAAAGGCACACTAACTCATAGAACATTTGGGTATTTATGGATAACATCTATGGTCGTCGTATGCTTATCTAGCTTCTTTATCAAAACCTTGCAATTTGACTTGTTGTTTGGCTTTAGTCCAATTCACTTTCTAAGTATTTGGACATTAATTTCTCTTTATTTGATGATTTATCATGCTAGAAAAAAGCAAATCCCTCAGCATAAAACATGGTCAAGAAACACCTATTTTCTATCTCTCGTCATTGCAGGTTTCTTTACTTTTTATCCTGGTAGAATCATGTATAAAGTCTTTGTGGGTACTTAGAGAGTATCTCTATGATTAATTGAATATTTTCACGTATTACGATGTTTAAACACACTAACTTTTGAAGAAGGCTGTCATCAAAGTAGTTTCTAACACCAAGCTAGACGTAAAAATAGAATTAATTCTTTGAAACATAAAGATAAGTTATAGGTGACATTCATATATTATGCTTATCACCTAATAAATAGCTTTGAGATAAGGTTGCTAAATATGATGGAGATTTACGGCATGTCGAAATAAGGTATTTTCGGAGAATGTCCTAATAATCTAGCATACTGGGCCAAAGCACCTCTATGATGAGCCGTATGATCTAACATAATTTCTATAATGTCTTCTGCACGAAAAAAGTCCGGCACTAACGAATTTTTACCGATCGGCTGCTGTAATTCGGCTTCCGATGGGATAGAAAAGACGTCACTTGCATATGCCATTGTCTTAGAGAAAATCTCCTTGATTTCTTTCATATCAACTTGTTCATCATAGTGCTTCTTGTCTGCATTTTGCGTCCACCTCATATCTGTCACAGCAGTACTAGATCCAGACCATGCTTCTCCTGGCCTGAATGAAGTGTGAGTAATCTTTGAGGTAGAGTCTATTGTTGATAAGTATGCACTTACAAACAACTCAATCGCTCCAACCGTATGCAAAACCTGATCTTTTACAGAAAGCATGTTTTGCTGCGGCCTAAAGCTAGAGTCTTCATCATTAAATGCGCTCAATGTACGAAGAAAATATTCATTATGCATATGAAATTTAACTCTAAAGACTGTGTTCTGAAAGGCTTTATGTTCTGGCATTTCAATCCTTAAAATATATAAGTAAATCAGAAAACTAGCTATAAAGTATGTCAATACAGCCAGTTTTATCTTTTTAATGGAATAAATCTGGCTGTTGTTTCGAGATAGATTCGTAGAGTGACATGAAGTTGAACCAACCCGTACGCTCTCGACCAATTAATTTCTGAGTCTCTTTTGCGACCGAATCCTCTATTAATTGTGGTTTGCCAGCAGTTTCAGCAAGTAGCTGGACCTGACATGCTCTTTCCAGAGAAATATACCACCAGCAAGCAGATTCAATACTTCTACCAACTGTCAACAAGCCATGATTTTGTAATATCATGGCTTTTTTTCGTTGTAAGGCTTCAACAATTAATTCACCTTCCGATTTATCTAATACAACGCCGCCAAACTGTTTGAAGTTCACACAATCATTGTAGAAAGCACATGAATCCTGAGTAATCGGCAGTAACTCTTTATTCAAGGTAGAAAATGCTTTTCCATATGTAGAATGAGCATGTGCTGCTGCAACAACATCTTTTCTATGCATATGGATATGCGAATGGATAGTAAAAGCAGCACCATTTAGCAATCCTTCTCCTTCTACCACATCACCTTTGTGATTTACCAAGAGTAAATCTGAAACTGTGATGTTTGAAAAGCTTTTACCTAATGGGTTAACCCAAAAGTGGTCTTGGTACTTTGGATCTCTGGCAGTAATGTGACCAGCTACACCTTCATCAAAACCATACTGACCAAATAATCTAAATGCGGCGGCAAGTTTATTTTTTCTATCTTGCCTGATCCCTTCAATGGATGTGCTTAATTGGGTCGGGTAGCCTTGGTTTTGAGCGTTCATTACAAGTTGATTCGTCATGACTCTTTTCCTTAAAAGCTCCTTAAATTTATGCTCATGTTACTTTTTCTTGCATAGCACAAAGCTACCACAACCCGTATCTGTCGGAGATGGTAAGTCAAGTGAACCACCAGCAACTTTTGCGGTTAATTTATCTATATTAAAGTCTTTTACATTCAGATTCTTAAGTACTTTTTTATTCAGTTTAGTTTTCATTATCTTTTTTCCTGTCGGTTTATTTTTATGCTGCCTGGGCTTCAGGCACATTTGGTAAATAGTGGAAACAGCGAAACTTAATCGCGGTATTTTTTACGTTTTTGTCATCTAATAAAGTAACAGCCAATCTGTGCTGCTTAGATATAGGCCAAAGCCAACTAAAGAAGTGACCCGATACCTTTGTTAGTTTCAAGCCATCAATACAGAAACTAGAAACAGGGTCGTTTTGCGAAAAAGAGACATTGCTAAGCTTTGTGGTTAGCCCTTTTCCCGTTGCCTTTATGAGTGACTCTTTCAATGTCCATCTATCATAAAAGTATTGCTCTTGTTTAAGCTCTGATAATGCCTCGAATTCATCATACTCACTTTCCGAGAACAGAGATTTAACCAATGCTTTTAAGTTGCGTTTAAAACGGATCCTTTCAATATCAATGCCGACTGGCTTGTCTTTACAAATGACACAAGCAAGAACATTGTCACTGTGTGATAAGTTAAACTCTAACTGATACCCCTCATTGGCAATCTCAGGCTTGCCATGCAAGCCTTGTCGGAATTCAATTTCACTTGGCAGTAAACCTGTATACTTGGCTAAAACAGCTCTTAGAAAAGCCCTTGATACAGTTTTAACTTTCCGCTCTGTTGCCCTTTTAAGCATACTAATTTGCTGCTTATCAGATGCAGTAAGCAACACTTCAAGCTCGCTCAGCGCATTATTTTGTTCAAACAAACTTAGCGAGGTCTGCCATACGTCTATTTGATTGTTTGTTAAATGTAGTTCCAAAATTACAACCTCTTATTGTGTTAAGAGCTTATCCAAGTCGCTGCGAATTAAAATTTGTGGATTAAATAACTTAGATGGCACTTTGATTGGCTTAATTTCATCATAAGCAATCACAGTTCTTTTACCTGGCTGCATCTGGTCTTGCAGAGACATAGCAACAACCTTTGACTTGCCATTTCTTTGTCCTCGATCAAAAGTGGCCGTTTTCGCATGCTTACCAGAGCGAAGGTATAATTCAGCTTTTAAAGGAAATAAATCGCTTTTATCAACCGTTAATTGAATCTTTTGATAACTGGCTTTGCTGGAATTAGCCGACAAGTTAAAGACAATTTCACTCTTATCAGATGAAAACGAACTCACCTGGTAATCCTTACTCCAACTCAAAGTCGCAATATCCCCCAAAGAAGCTTCGCCTAATAGCTTTTGCAAAGGGGTAATGCGAATTGGTCTGCGGCTTCTTGGCATAAACATCCAGAAATCACTTTCTTTCATCAATACTTTCTGGCCTTGCTCAGAGGCTGATTTAAACACAACCAGCGATTTCTTATTGGTAGATGAGTAGACGTCGTATTGTTTCTCATTCTTTAATGCGTCATTGTCATAAGCGCGAACGGTTGCTGAAATCTTGACGGAATCAGATTCACTACGAAAAGCATCAACGCTAATTAATGAAAGTTGGGGGTCAAATGCCTCACTATCCTCTTGATAAACGGTCTGTGCCATCGTTGATAAGGAGACCATAGAAATTACGCAGAAAGATATTTTGCTAATAAATTTAAACATGGCTTAATGCCTCCGTAATTGATTTAGAACTTCCTTTGTGTGCCGCTTTTAAAGCAGCTAACACACATACCAACACCATGGTGAATAAAACGATACCTGCGATTTCCCATGAGAACGTTATCGTCAAAGGATAACCTTTGTTACTGCCTGGAGGCGGTGGCATTTCTAGCCCTACATACACCAAACCCCAAGCAATAAATGCTGATGCGATGATGCCTAAACTTGCGCCTATGAACCCAATGATGCTGGATTCAAGTACAAAATTACGAATGATTTCCCACTGATAAGAACCCATCGCGGATACCGTGCCAATCTCTCTAGTTCTCTCTGTGACAGTCATTGCCATGGTGTTAGAAATTGAGAAAAAGACTAATAGCACCATGATCCCTCCAAGTAAGCCGAAGATTCGGTTATACAAGTCTTTTACTGATTGATAGTAAAATGCACGTTCCCACCAAGGTGTAAATTGCAAAGACTGATCACGTTTTTGATAGTCAGATACCTTTTGTTCGGTCTTATTAATGTCGAACAAATAAACAGATAGAGAACTGACTTTTTCGGTATAGAGTAGAGATTGAGCATCAGATAATTTGACGTATAGCTGGCGTTTATCTAAGTCAGGCACTCCTGTGGTGTAGATGCCGCGAACAGTGAAATCAAAAGCATTCAATGCCCCGTCTGTAGTTGTAGACATTAGTGTAATGTAATCACCCACTTGCACTTTCAAGTTACGAGCAAGCTCTTTCCCTAATACCACTTCAGCTTCATCTTCATTACCGAAGTTTGATAATGCTTTACCTTCTAACATAGTTAAGAAAGGCCCTTTCACCATAAACTCGTCAGGCTCAACACCTAAACCAATGAAGATAGAACTCTTTTCCCCATTAGATACCAAACCATTAAAATTTATTCTCGGAAGAACACTTTTAATATCTTCATCAGATGATAACTGCTCGATAAGCGTTTCTGTATCTTCTAAACCATACTGTAAAGGCATGTCTTCCTCTTCTTTAAGGAATTGTTGGTGTGTAATGATAAAGTTGCCTTCATCTCTCGCCGCCTTTTCTGCAAGTGATTGATATGTAAATAAAGCAAAACCACTTGTTGTCAAAATCGCCGCAACTGCAACAGCTGCCACTAATATCGTGAACAATGAGCGTCGCCCGTTGCGCCATACATTAAAGAATGCAAATGAAATCCAACGCATTATCCCGCCCTCCTTTGAGTTTCGTATGGGTTGAATGTTGATAAGTTGCCGTCAGCAAGATTTAAAACTCGATGACAACGCTCTGTCATTCGATGATCGTGCGTTGCAACGATAAATGTGCTACCAAGGTCATTGCCTAGATCACGCATCAAATCAATCACCATATTTGCAGTGGGAGTATCAAGATTTGCGGTGGGTTCATCCGCAATGACAATTTCAGGTCTTTTAACTAAGGCTCGAGCAATTGCCACACGCTGTTGTTGGCCGCCTGATAGCTGATCTGGACGCTTTGATATATGATCTTTCAAGCCTACTTTACTAATAATCTCAACAACCTTATTCATCCTTTCTCTTTTGCTCATATTCAACATAAGCAGTGGATATTCAATATTTTCATACACTGACATCACAGGAATTAAGTTGTATCTCTGAAAGATAAATCCCAACTTTTCACGACGGATTTGCGTCATTGATTTCTTATCTTTAGGCACTGCTTTGCCTGCAAGCCAAATGTCACCGGTATAGTCATCATCAAGTAACCCACATATATTAAGAAGTGTTGACTTTCCACTCCCTGATGGACCACATAGTGCAACTGTCTCACCTTTTTCTATGTCTGCAGAAACACCTTTAAGCGCATCTACAACAACCTCTCCAGTACGATAAGATTTAACAATGTTAGAGAATTTAAGCATGATCCCTATTCCTTTTCTGATTTTAAGAGTTGGGCAAATGTCTCTGATTTCTCTAACATTGATTTAGCTCTTGGCTGATCCTCTAATTTATCTGCAGCCATTGCCGCACAACGATAGGTCATTTTTTTAAGTTGATTATTTAACTTATCAAACTCACTGCGCTCTGCGATGACCTGTTTTAATAAGTGATCACCATGCTCCGCTCTGTTCATCATTTTTGGTACTTGCGAAAATGTACATCCAGCAGTGATATAAACTCTGGCTTGCTGCGGATAAGGGGCCTTCTTGACTTGCTTCACAGCTTTATTGAGCTTAGAAATACCCAACTCTGCAAATTTCATTTTTTGCCAAGGTTGATTGGTATACCTTGCCTGAGTCGTTTCTGCACTACCTAGCATAGCCAAGGTGATTGGCGAAGGCGTTTGTTCATTTAATTCTTTCAATGCATTGATTGCATGTTGATTTTGCGCTTGTGAGCCAGCAAGTCCCTCTTGATAAGCTTTAATAACGTGAGATGGTATTTCAGCTGCCATCGTTACTGTGCTAACTATCGAAGCGCCAAAAATAGCTTTTTTAAAAATAGAAAGTGGCTTCATCGTCATAATCCTTCGTTGTTCCTGTTGATGTAGCTATCTTATGAAACAATTCAGGCTTGGTGTTGCCCAAGTGATAATCGGCAACATAGAATGATAAAAGGTAAAAAATAACGATGAACGACAACTAGGTGCCAACAGAGTGAAGGGGTCGTGTAATGAAAGATAGGCACAAAAAAAGAGGCAGCTTTTACTGCCTCTTTCTATACACCTGTGCGAACCTAAATAAATATACTACTTTTACATCTGTTTAAATAAGTGATGGTACTTCCTGCTTACTGATAATTTTTCATCACTACCTTTTAAGTTCACATAAACATGCCCTAATTCATCTTTTGATATATGCGCAATGGTATCTACTCGTACAATACAGTTCCGATGAATACGCCAAAAAACGTCGGGATCTAACTGATTTTCTAAAACTGTAATCGCAGTTTTAATTAAATGCTTATTAAGACCTACGGTTACCTCTGTGTATTTATTATCTGCAATAAAATAGTCTACATCATCTACATCAACCATGTAGACATCATTGTTCTTACTCGCTCTAATCCACTTTAGGTACGTTTGTGATGAAGTATCACTACTCTCTTGCATTAATTGAGAAAGCATCACCTGTAACTGAGCATGCTGTTCGCTTTCGGAGTGTTCATTCGATAAAAGCTTTTGAATTCGCTGGACTGTTTTTATGAGCCTCGATTCTTCTAGTGGTTTTAATAAATAGTCAATAGCTTGGTTTTCAAAGGCAGTAACAGCATGTTCATTATAAGCTGTCACAAATACGATAACAGGGGCCTGTTCTGACTCAGATAAAATTCTAGACACTTCTAAGCCATCGATCCCTGGCATATTTATATCTAAAAACAATACTCTAGGGCTGAATGCTTCAGTTAGCTCTAGCGCTTCTTCTCCATTCGCAGCCTGACCTACAATATCAATTTCAGGCCAAATATCTTCTAACATCATTTTTAGATGTGCACGTAAAATTGGCTCATCATCTGCGATCACTACTTTAACTTTGTGAGACATTTAATGGCACCTCCATAGTCACAACCACTTTCCCCACTTGGCTGTTGTCGTATTTCAAGCTAGCCTGGCCCTCGTATAACTGTTGCAACCTCGTTTTCACATTATTCATACCTACTTGAGTTCCCTTACGGTTACTTCCATCAACGGGTACACTATTTGTAATGCTGATTACTAAGTTACTTTCTTCTTTTTCAACCGATAGTGTCAACTCTCCACCGGAAGTTAATTGCTCAATGCCATGCGTCACAGCATTTTCAATCAGTGGTTGCAATAGCATTGGAGGAAACAAAATATCATCGGTAATTTTATCGGTAACGTCATAGTTAATTACCAACCTATCACCTAAGCGAATTTTCTGTATAGCGAGATAAGCTTTGTTAAAACGAAGCTCATGACCTAATGTTAGCCATTCAGATCGGGTTCTATCTAAACTCTGTCGCAATAAAGCCGTTAATGCGATTAACATTTTATTCGCCTGCTTGGTATCAACCGCGATTAATGCCTGAATATTGGCTAACGTATTAAACAAAAAGTGAGGTTCAATTTGTGACTGCAGAAGTCTTAATTCAGTTTCGAGCAGGACTTTGTCTTTTTTAATCTGATCTAATTCAACTTGCGCCAATGATTGCTTTAAATCTTGCGCTTGAATACTTTGGTAATAAGTAAAGCTCACGACAACCATAATAAAACTTCCGATTAGCAACATACCAACATATTGCTGCCAATCATCTACATAGCCCCCTGTGCTTTTTACGACACCAAGCAGCAAAGGAGTAAGCCCCCAAACGACAAAAGAGAAGGTAACCGCTAACAGAAACTGTAAAGATAGGTTCATTTGAGGATAGTGCCGCTTTAACCATTTTCGGCATAAACGGATACTAAATCCTATCCCTAATGAAATTAATATCGAAATAATTGGGTATTTTGCCCATCCAATAAAATGAATAAGTAGACCAAGTGCAATACAAACCACTGCTAGCTTAAGATTACTCATCCAACTTTCTGATCCTGAGAAAGAGTTGATTAGAGACATGAATTTACAACTTTATTTCTACACTAAGGTACCCTGTTTTTTGATAACTTAGTTGCTCATATATTGATTTATTCCCACCAGCATAAGATCTATACCCTAAGCAAAGTCGGGTGCTCTCATATTTAGAGTAACATAGGCCTGTATCTATTAACATACTGTTATCACTGGGATTCATTAACCATGTTACCTCTGGTTGCCATGTTGGATTTGACGATCTTAAATGCACCATTAGATTGTCTCTGAATAAATTTTGGGTCGCAAAGTGAGCGCGATAGAGGCTTAACTGATGTTCTGAAGCGCCTTCATTGGCACCAGCAACCACTTCTCGCCATTGCTGATTACTAGGAGCTCGACCATCATGCCAATACTCAACAATCGCGGTAATACCAACCGAAAAACTATAATTCAGTCCAAGTAATGCCTGTATGCTCCCTTTTTGCCACACCGTTTCAACATTATTAAACCCATGATGCGCAGTTACAATTGGCGTTCGATGTCGTTGCTGCCAAATAAACGACCCATGTAGCTCTAGACTATTTCCTATGACCGTCTGTGCACTGCCTCCCACTCTAAACCCTAACTCATTATCATAGTGAGCAACCGCTTGGGCTTCATAGCCATCAAAGAATTGATAATAACGACCACCACAACCATGCCCTGACTTAACTTTTTCACCTCTTTCTAGATACTCAACACGTGTTTCATTACAGATAAAAGTGACATTTCCTGACTCTGTAAAATAGTCCCCTGTAACCATTAATGTACCTGGAGGGACCGCTGTATAAATGGCTAAAGAGTCTGTTGGTGAGAACATGTCTAAAGGCCTAAAACCATAACCAACATCCCAGTCTAGTTTCTTCTTTCCAGCAGATAAGTACCAGTTTTTTATGCTAAAGTCATAATATGCTTCAGATATTGTTAGCTTAGTTTCGCTACTGCCGCCCATTTTATTGATACTTGCTGTTGCAGCTAGGCGTAGCCCCTCACTTTCAGCACTCATGTCTAAAGCCGAGAAAAGTGATGAAGTATCTTGAGTTGCAAAAATAGGTTGAGACGTCGCTTTTAAACTCTGACCATGAAAACGAACTCGACTATCTAATTCTACATTTTCTAAAAATGTCTCAGCACTTACCTCTGCGGCTAGAATTAAGACAATTAAAAGAAAAGTTTTGTTATATACACCAAACACAATACCTATCCCAATCAAGTATTTTGAAACCAGTTTATAAGGATCTACTGGCTAGCGTAGCTCAAGTGATAATTGGGTATATTTAGAGATGAACGGGCGTAATTGTAGATGAAATGAAAGATAAACATGCCAGTTGATTGTCCAGCATGTTTATTCTCTTTGCCTGATTTACGAGGTAGCCTCTTTTTGATCTGCTGTTAAAGGTTTCACTAACTTAATTTCTCTATCAGCGGACGCAATGGTTTCTTTCCGGTGGGCAATGATCACTCGGGTGATATCTAAACGGGAAACCGCCTCATTAATATCAGCTTCTAAATTAGTATCTAAGTGGCTGGTGGCTTCATCCATAAACAAGATCTTAGGTTGTTTGTACAAAGCTCTGGCAAGAATAATACGCTGCTTTTGACCCCCTGATAAGCTTGAGCCCATATCGCCAATTAAGCTGTC
The Pseudoalteromonas phenolica genome window above contains:
- a CDS encoding DinB family protein encodes the protein MPEHKAFQNTVFRVKFHMHNEYFLRTLSAFNDEDSSFRPQQNMLSVKDQVLHTVGAIELFVSAYLSTIDSTSKITHTSFRPGEAWSGSSTAVTDMRWTQNADKKHYDEQVDMKEIKEIFSKTMAYASDVFSIPSEAELQQPIGKNSLVPDFFRAEDIIEIMLDHTAHHRGALAQYARLLGHSPKIPYFDMP
- a CDS encoding acyl carrier protein; this translates as MNQTEIATIAANILYLDDVSEIEFNRSLFGDYSMSSLDYVDFAFELKGESGKEFDPDELWPINTMMDNPDFYENGQWTDAGREALKKVFNGFTDLSEENPSPESLYNLFSVDFIQHRIGTL
- a CDS encoding ABC transporter permease — its product is MRWISFAFFNVWRNGRRSLFTILVAAVAVAAILTTSGFALFTYQSLAEKAARDEGNFIITHQQFLKEEEDMPLQYGLEDTETLIEQLSSDEDIKSVLPRINFNGLVSNGEKSSIFIGLGVEPDEFMVKGPFLTMLEGKALSNFGNEDEAEVVLGKELARNLKVQVGDYITLMSTTTDGALNAFDFTVRGIYTTGVPDLDKRQLYVKLSDAQSLLYTEKVSSLSVYLFDINKTEQKVSDYQKRDQSLQFTPWWERAFYYQSVKDLYNRIFGLLGGIMVLLVFFSISNTMAMTVTERTREIGTVSAMGSYQWEIIRNFVLESSIIGFIGASLGIIASAFIAWGLVYVGLEMPPPPGSNKGYPLTITFSWEIAGIVLFTMVLVCVLAALKAAHKGSSKSITEALSHV
- a CDS encoding sensor histidine kinase; its protein translation is MSLINSFSGSESWMSNLKLAVVCIALGLLIHFIGWAKYPIISILISLGIGFSIRLCRKWLKRHYPQMNLSLQFLLAVTFSFVVWGLTPLLLGVVKSTGGYVDDWQQYVGMLLIGSFIMVVVSFTYYQSIQAQDLKQSLAQVELDQIKKDKVLLETELRLLQSQIEPHFLFNTLANIQALIAVDTKQANKMLIALTALLRQSLDRTRSEWLTLGHELRFNKAYLAIQKIRLGDRLVINYDVTDKITDDILFPPMLLQPLIENAVTHGIEQLTSGGELTLSVEKEESNLVISITNSVPVDGSNRKGTQVGMNNVKTRLQQLYEGQASLKYDNSQVGKVVVTMEVPLNVSQS
- a CDS encoding SDR family NAD(P)-dependent oxidoreductase; the encoded protein is MKALIIGGTSEIGKAIVNKLVDGGYDVMFTYNSNINKAEEVASYKPKNIQFAKLNLANTQEVVAFTKMLKSDFSPDVLVNVAGITNDALSFGEISENLEKVHTVNFLSPSIISAKAAELMMANRKGHIINISSVAAKSPKTGNGAYGSAKIALERFTASLSLEVARFKVRTINIAPAFVNTPMFTQFANGKEKEVIRTLPLREILEVEDVANAAMAFVTGNIKSTGITLSLTNGAPVL
- a CDS encoding outer membrane lipoprotein-sorting protein, which translates into the protein MFKFISKISFCVISMVSLSTMAQTVYQEDSEAFDPQLSLISVDAFRSESDSVKISATVRAYDNDALKNEKQYDVYSSTNKKSLVVFKSASEQGQKVLMKESDFWMFMPRSRRPIRITPLQKLLGEASLGDIATLSWSKDYQVSSFSSDKSEIVFNLSANSSKASYQKIQLTVDKSDLFPLKAELYLRSGKHAKTATFDRGQRNGKSKVVAMSLQDQMQPGKRTVIAYDEIKPIKVPSKLFNPQILIRSDLDKLLTQ
- a CDS encoding DUF2306 domain-containing protein, with the protein product MNIGILLNASHPIPLHSFFAIAAIIFGAIQFASKKGTLTHRTFGYLWITSMVVVCLSSFFIKTLQFDLLFGFSPIHFLSIWTLISLYLMIYHARKKQIPQHKTWSRNTYFLSLVIAGFFTFYPGRIMYKVFVGT
- a CDS encoding 4'-phosphopantetheinyl transferase family protein; protein product: MELHLTNNQIDVWQTSLSLFEQNNALSELEVLLTASDKQQISMLKRATERKVKTVSRAFLRAVLAKYTGLLPSEIEFRQGLHGKPEIANEGYQLEFNLSHSDNVLACVICKDKPVGIDIERIRFKRNLKALVKSLFSESEYDEFEALSELKQEQYFYDRWTLKESLIKATGKGLTTKLSNVSFSQNDPVSSFCIDGLKLTKVSGHFFSWLWPISKQHRLAVTLLDDKNVKNTAIKFRCFHYLPNVPEAQAA
- a CDS encoding class II aldolase/adducin family protein, with the translated sequence MTNQLVMNAQNQGYPTQLSTSIEGIRQDRKNKLAAAFRLFGQYGFDEGVAGHITARDPKYQDHFWVNPLGKSFSNITVSDLLLVNHKGDVVEGEGLLNGAAFTIHSHIHMHRKDVVAAAHAHSTYGKAFSTLNKELLPITQDSCAFYNDCVNFKQFGGVVLDKSEGELIVEALQRKKAMILQNHGLLTVGRSIESACWWYISLERACQVQLLAETAGKPQLIEDSVAKETQKLIGRERTGWFNFMSLYESISKQQPDLFH
- a CDS encoding LytR/AlgR family response regulator transcription factor translates to MSHKVKVVIADDEPILRAHLKMMLEDIWPEIDIVGQAANGEEALELTEAFSPRVLFLDINMPGIDGLEVSRILSESEQAPVIVFVTAYNEHAVTAFENQAIDYLLKPLEESRLIKTVQRIQKLLSNEHSESEQHAQLQVMLSQLMQESSDTSSQTYLKWIRASKNNDVYMVDVDDVDYFIADNKYTEVTVGLNKHLIKTAITVLENQLDPDVFWRIHRNCIVRVDTIAHISKDELGHVYVNLKGSDEKLSVSRKYHHLFKQM
- a CDS encoding ABC transporter ATP-binding protein; translated protein: MLKFSNIVKSYRTGEVVVDALKGVSADIEKGETVALCGPSGSGKSTLLNICGLLDDDYTGDIWLAGKAVPKDKKSMTQIRREKLGFIFQRYNLIPVMSVYENIEYPLLMLNMSKRERMNKVVEIISKVGLKDHISKRPDQLSGGQQQRVAIARALVKRPEIVIADEPTANLDTPTANMVIDLMRDLGNDLGSTFIVATHDHRMTERCHRVLNLADGNLSTFNPYETQRRAG